GCCAACCCCTCCAGCGCGGTCTCCCGGGCCAGCGCGAACTGGTTGGGCGTACGCGCCTGCTCCAGCTGCGAGCCCGCCGCGTTGTACCGCTCACCGGCGTCGGACAGCGCCTGGCGGACCGCCGGCTCGTCGCCGTGCAGGTTCATCAGCTGGCCGCCGAGGCGCTCGTACCAGCGTTGCGCCTCCGCGCGAGCGTCACCGAGTTCGGTGCGCTGCCGGGCGGTGGCCTGGGCACGGATGATCGCCGCGGCGCCCAGCACGCCGACCACCACGATGGCGAGGCACAGCAGAGGTTCCATGTCTCCGAACGTACCCCCGGGCGTCACGTCGTATCCGTCTGGCAAGCTCCGGTGATGGACGTCTCGACGCTGCTCCTGGTGATCGTGTGCCTCGGCGCCGGCGGGGCGGTGGGCTGGCTCGCGGCCCGGTCCCGGTCGGCGGCCGACATCGCCCGGCTGGACGCCACGCTGACCGCCACCCGCGAGGGCGAGGGGCGCCTGGAGCAGTCCATGCGGGCGCTGAGCTACGAGGCCACAGCCCAGTCCCAGGAGGCGGTGGCCCGGGCGGTGGCGCCGCTGCACGAGACCCTGCGCCGCTACGAGCAGCGGGTCGCCGATCTGGAGCACGATCGGGTCGACGCGTACGCCGAGCTGCGTGAGCAGGTCCGCTCGATGAATGCCGTGTCCGGCGAGCTGCGCACCGAGACCAAGCAGCTGGTGGCGGCGCTGCGCGCGCCCCAGGTGCGGGGCCGCTGGGGCGAGCACCAGCTACGCCGGATCGTCGAGGCGGCCGGCATGCTGGAGCACTGCGACTTCTCCGAGCAGGTCACCGCCGCCACCGACGAGCAGGTCGTCCGCCCGGACCTGGTGGTCCGGCTGCACGGCGGCCGGTCGGTGGTGGTGGACGCCAAGGCACCGTTCGACGCGTACCTCACGGCGATGGAGGCTCGCGACGAGCGCGGCCGGGACACCCACCTCGACGCGCACGCCCGGCACCTGCGGGGGCACGTCGACGCGCTGGCCGCCAAGTCCTACTGGGCGGCGTTCGACAGCTCGCCCGAGTTCGTGGTCCTGTTCGTACCCGCCGACCCGTTCCTCGACGTCGCGCTCCAGCGTGATCCGACGCTGCTGGAACACGCCTTCGCCCGCAACGTGGTGCTGGCCACGCCGGCGACCCTGGTCGCCCTGCTCCGCACGGTGGCCTACTCCTGGCGGCAGGAGGCGCTGGCCCGCAACGCGCTCGCGGTGCACACGCTCGCCCGGGAGCTGTACGGCCGGCTCGCCACCCTCGGCGACCACGTGGGCAAGCTCGGCTCGTCGCTGGCCGGCGCGGTGACCGCGTACAACCGGGCGGTCGGCTCGCTGGAGGCCCGGGTGCTGGTCAGCGCCCGCAAGCTCGCCGAGCTGGGCGTCTCGGACGAGGAACTCGCCAGCCCGGCCCAGGTCGAGCTGACCCCCCGTCAGCCCCAGGCTCCCGAGCTGCTGGACGACGTCGTCCCGGTCGACCGCGACCGCTGACCGCTTTCGCCGGCAGCTGACCGGTTCGCCGGGCGCGTCATCCGCTGGGCACGCCGGGTCAGCTCCGGCGCGCCCCCTCGACGACGAACGGGGTGCCCTGCTGGCAGGTGGTCATCATGCCGGGCTCCACGCGACCGGTGACGGTCACCTTGGCGCCCGCGGTCAGCACGTCCCGCGGACCGCCGATCAGCAGGTAGCCGTCGAGCAGCACGCAGTTCGGCTCCACGCCAGGGGTGATCGTGCCGGTGAGTTCGGTGGCTCCGACCGGCGGTGGCAGGGTCGGACCGCCGGGCGGCTTCGGCGTCTTCGGCGTTGGCCCGGGCGCGGTGGGCGTCGTGGGTGCGCCCGTCGACGGGGTCGCCGCGGACGGCGTCGGCTGCCCGGTCGCCGGTGACGATCCGCTCGGGGCGGGGCCGTCCGTTCCGCCGCAGGCGCTCAGCGCCGAGCAGAACACCAGGGCGGAGACGACGAGCCGAAAGGTCCTCATACCGGTTTCGACGCGCCGGAGTGCCGGGGCGTTCCCGCCGGAACCCGGACGACGCCGCTCAACCGCGAGCCGCCGCGGCCTTCATGTCCCGCTTCAGCTCCTGCGGCAGCGAGAAGGTGAGCCGCTCGTTGGCGGTGGTGATCTCCTCGACGTCGGCGAAACCGCGCGCGGCCAGGTGGTCCAGCACCTCCAGCACCAGGTCCTCCGGGACGCTTGCGCCGGAAGACACGCCGACCGTACGCGCGTCGGCCAGCCAGGCGTCGTCGATCTCGTGGGCGAAGTCGACCAGGTGACCGGCGCGGGCGCCGGCGTCCAGGGCCACCTCGACCAGCCGGACCGAGTTGGAGGAGTTCGTCGAGCCGACGACGATCACCACGTCGCACTCCGGGGCGATCTCCTTGACCACGTGCTGCCGGTTGGAGGTCGCGTAGCAGATGTCGTCGCTGGGCGGGGACTGAAGCAGCGGCAGCCGCTGCTTGAGCCGGGCGACCGTCTCCAACGTCTCGTCCACCGAGAGCGTGGTCTGGGAGAGCCAGACGACCTTCTCCGGGTCGCGAACGGTGATCTTGTCGACGCCGTCCGGCCCGTCCACCAGCTGGATGTGGGCGGGAGCCTCGCCGGCGGTGCCGACGACCTCCTCGTGCCCCTCGTGACCGATCAGCAGGATGTCGTAGTCCTCGGCGGCGAACCGCTTCGCCTCCTGGTGCACCTTCGTGACCAGCGGGCAGGTCGCGTCGATCGCCTTCAGCGAGCGCGCCTTCGCCTGCTCGTAGACCTCGGGGGCCACCCCGTGCGCGGAGAAGATGACGGTGGCGCCCTCCGGCACTTCCTCGTTCTCCTCCACGAAGATCGCGCCCTGCGCCTCCAGGGTCTGCACGACGTGCTTGTTGTGCACGATCTGCTTGCGGACGTAGATCGGGGCGCCGTAGAGCTTCAGCGCCTCCTCGACGGTCTGCACCGCGCGGTCGACGCCCGCGCAGTAGCCACGGGGCTTGGCCAGGAGCACGCGCTTACCGGTCTGGGGGGTCGCCTGAGCCTCGGTCACCCGTCCATCGTACGTGTCCGATTTCCCCACCGCCCCGCCCGCAACCCCACCCCCCTGCCCGTCCCCGGTCCCCCCAGGCCCGAGATCCGCCGGTTGATCATGAAGTTATTGCTGCGACACGTCGACACGGAGGGCAGTAACTTCATGATCAACGGGTCGGGTGGGGTGGGTCGTACTGTGGGCGGGTGAGTGACGGGGCGCGGAGCAGCGCGGAGGAGCCGTGGCCGGTCCGGGTGGTCAGCCAGAAGGTGGGCGCCTGGATCGCGAAGCTCGGCTGGGTGTGGGTGGACGGGCAGGTGGCGCAGATCAGCCGTCGACCCGGGGCCAGCACCGTCTTCCTCACCCTGCGTGACCCGTCGGCAGACCTGAGCCTGACCGTCACCACCAACCGGGACGTACTGGACGCCGGTGCGCCCGAGTTGCGCGAAGGCGCCCGGGTGGTGCTGCACGCCAAACCGGAGTTCTACGCCGCCCGGGGCACGCTGAGCCTGCGTGCCGACGAGATCCGCCAGGTGGGGCTGGGTGAGCTGCTGGCCCGGCTGGAGAAGCTCAAGAAGCTGCTCGCCGCCGAGGGGCTGTTCGACCGGGCCCGCAAACGCCGACTGCCGTTCCTGCCCGGCCGCATCGGGCTGATCACCGGCCGGGCGTCGGCCGCCGAGCGGGACGTGCTGACCAACGCACGCCGGCGCTGGCCGGCGGTGGACTTCCGTACCGTGAACGTGGCCGTGCAGGGCCCGTCCGCGGTGCCGCAGATCATCGACGCGCTCAAGGTGCTGGACGCCGACCCCAGCATCGACGTGATCATCATTGCCCGGGGTGGCGGCGGCATCGAGGACCTGCTGCCCTTCTCCGACGAGGCGCTCTGCCGCGCGGTGTTCGGCTGCCGTACCCCGGTGGTCAGCGCGATCGGTCACGAGACGGACGCGCCGCTGATCGACTACGTCGCCGACGTCCGCGCGTCCACCCCGACCGACGCGGCCAAGCGGGTGGTCCCCGACCTCACCGAGGAGGTACGCCTCATCGGTCAGGCCCGGCACCGCCTCGAACGCGCGGTGCGCAACCTGGTCGACCGGGAGTCCCACCGGCTCGACGGGCTGCGCTCCCGTCCGGTGCTGGCCCGGCCCCAGGTGATGGTGGAACAGCGGGCGACCGACCTGGGTGCGCTGCGTCAGCGGGCCGGACGGTGCCTGGCCCACCGCCTGGCCGCGGCCGACGACGAGCTGCGACACACCCTGGCCCGGCTACGCGCCCTCTCGCCCGCCGCCACCCTCGACCGGGGGTACGCGATCGTGCAGCGCGCGGACGGCCATGTGGTCCGCGCCGCGGCCGACGTCGGCAAGGGCGACCCGCTGCGCGTCCGCCTGGCCGACGGTGAGCTGGCCGCCACGGTGGACGGCTGAGTGGCGGGGCGCGGCGACCGGAGGGTGGTGTGCTGAGATGGACGCGATGACTGACGACACGAAGGCCGGGCCGGACGAACGGCTCAGCTACGAGCAGGCCCGTGCCGAGCTGGCCTCGGTGGTCGAGCGGTTGGAGGCCGGCGGCACGTCCCTGGAGGAGTCGCTGGCGCTCTGGGAGCGCGGCGAGGCGTTGGCGGTGATCTGCCAGCGGTGGCTGGACGGCGCCCGGGCGCGGATCGAAGCCGCCCGGCAGGAGCCCGCCTCCTGACCGCCGGTGGGGCGACCGGAGCCGCCCCACCCGCGTACGACAGTCAGTTGAACAGGCTGTACAGCTCGGCTGGCGCCTCGACGACCTGGTTCGCCGGCGGCTTCTGCGCGGCGGTGGCGGCACCGTAGTCGGAGTACGTCATCCGGATCTCCTGGGCCGCGGTCTGCCCGGCGGCCGGGAGTTGCAGCACCAACTCGCTGAGCCGGCCCTGCGGATCCACCTTCGCGGTGAACGGAACCGTCTTCGCCTGCGTGCCCAGCGCGGCGATCGTGGCGGCGTTCAGCGAGCCGGCCTCGGCCGCCTTGGTGACGTCGATGGTGCCAGCGTACGTGCCGGTGCCGGTGCTGCGGACCTCGGTGATGCCCTGGGTCAGCACGGCGCTGCCGGCCGGGTCGACCTTCTCGAAGTCGAAGCCGAGGCTCCGGTTGCCCTTGATCCGGGCCTGGTCGAGGTGCTGGTACTTGCCGAGGTTGAGCTGCTTGATGGCGGGCAGGCTGTCGGCGGTGGGGCCGGCCAGCTCCAGCTTCACCCAGCTGTCCGGCTTGAAGTGGATCACGTCGAGCTTCATGGCCAGGTCGGACGAGGGACCGCCGATGGCGATCTTCATGGCCGCGCTCTGACTCGGCTGGTGCACCTGGCCCTCGGCAGTGGAACCGGCGCCGGCGAGGGTGAAGCGGAAGTTGCCGTTGCTGATCTCCCTGGTGGAGTCGAGCAGGGCCTGCTTGGCGTCGCCCGCCACGGGCGAGCCGGACGGGCTCGGCGCGCCGGACGCGCTCACCGTCGGGGACGCGGTCGATCCGGCGGTAGAGGTCCCGCTGCTGTCGCAGGCGGCCAGGCCGGGCGTGAACAGGGCGGCGGCCACCAGGCCGGCACTGAGTCGTCGTCGAACAGTCATACGTGTCTCCCAAGGGGGTCACCCGACGACCAGGACGGCGCCGGAAACCGGGCGACGCAGCAGCACCCTCGGCTGCGCCGCGCGACCCGGGCCGTACGCGCGCCCGGATCACTCCCTCTCTGTTCCCTGTCGACCGGTCGGACAATCACCCTTCTGTCCGGTTGCCCGGGCCAGGACGGCGCCGGTGGGACCGCGGGCGGCGCGAGGCCACCCCGCCCGTCAACGCAGCGAGCCGGCGAGTTGGCGCAGTTCGTTGTCCCGGGCATCACCGATGATCAGCACCGTCCGGGCCGGCTCCAACAGCACCAGCGCCTGCTGGTTGCCCCGCGCGGTGTAGCGCTGCCAGGTGCGTCCGGCCAGCTCCGTCGGGCCCTGCGGCTGGCCCTGGTCGGTCAGCTCGGCCGGGAGCAGCCGCTCCGCCGGCACGCTGCTCTGCACCAGCTGCACGCCGCGACCCTCCGGGGTGAGGTACCCGATGCGCAGATTCGCGCCGTCCTCGACGGTCTGGAAGCGGGCGCTTACCGTGCGCCAGCCGGAGCTGAGCCCCTGCGGCCGGCTCACCGGGAAGGCGTTCGCCGACTGGGCCTGTTCGATCGCCGGCGCCGGATCGACAGTGGTGGGCTCGTCGCCGCCGAGGAATCCCCGGTAGAAGGCCAACAGCAGCGCGATCGGGATCAGCAGCACCAGCAGCGAGATCGCCATGTCCTTCGGCGACCGCTCGGATTTCACGGATTCCGTCCGCGGCGGCGGCGCGGGCCGCTCGCCGGTCTCCGCCGCGACGTCGATTCCGGCGGCGGAGCCGTCCCGGACCTGCTCGTCCATCGGTGGTGTGGCGGCCGGACCCGACGCGACCAGGGCCGGCTCGTCGGCCGGCGGCGGCGTCCGGTCGGTCGCGGCCTGCTGAGCACCGGAACCGGCGGGGAGGTCCGCCGGCGGCTGGCCGCCGGGCGGCGTGGGGTCGTCGGGTACGCGGTCGGCTGGCTGTGCGGGTTCCACCCCGCCATCTTCGCAGCCGCCCGACCGGCGGTATCCGGCCCATCACCGCCCCGCGCCGACGCCGGGTCAGCCATCGTGTGAGGATCAGCGACAAAGCCGGCAGCGGGAGGCGTCCCGCCGTCGGTCCACCCCGCACCGTCGCGAGGAGGAGCAGCCGTCATGACGAACACCAGGACGCGGATCCCACAGGATCTCGACCGTAACCTTGCCCTCGACCTGGTCCGGGTCACCGAGGCCGCGGCGATGGCCGCCGGCCGTTGGGTCGGCCGGGGCGACAAGGAGGGCGGCGACGGGGCCGCCGTCGACGCCATGCGCAAGCTGATCAACTCGATCCAGATGCGCGGCGTCGTGGTGATCGGCGAGGGCGAGAAGGACAACGCCCCGATGCTCTTCAACGGTGAACAGGTCGGCGACGGCACGGGTCCGGAGGTGGACGTCGCGGTCGACCCCGTCGACGGCACCACGCTGATGAGCAAGGGCATGCCGAACGCGCTGGCTGTGCTCGCCGTCTCCGAGCGCGGCGCGATGTTCGACCCGAGCGCCGTCTTC
Above is a window of Micromonospora coriariae DNA encoding:
- a CDS encoding DNA recombination protein RmuC gives rise to the protein MDVSTLLLVIVCLGAGGAVGWLAARSRSAADIARLDATLTATREGEGRLEQSMRALSYEATAQSQEAVARAVAPLHETLRRYEQRVADLEHDRVDAYAELREQVRSMNAVSGELRTETKQLVAALRAPQVRGRWGEHQLRRIVEAAGMLEHCDFSEQVTAATDEQVVRPDLVVRLHGGRSVVVDAKAPFDAYLTAMEARDERGRDTHLDAHARHLRGHVDALAAKSYWAAFDSSPEFVVLFVPADPFLDVALQRDPTLLEHAFARNVVLATPATLVALLRTVAYSWRQEALARNALAVHTLARELYGRLATLGDHVGKLGSSLAGAVTAYNRAVGSLEARVLVSARKLAELGVSDEELASPAQVELTPRQPQAPELLDDVVPVDRDR
- the xseA gene encoding exodeoxyribonuclease VII large subunit codes for the protein MSDGARSSAEEPWPVRVVSQKVGAWIAKLGWVWVDGQVAQISRRPGASTVFLTLRDPSADLSLTVTTNRDVLDAGAPELREGARVVLHAKPEFYAARGTLSLRADEIRQVGLGELLARLEKLKKLLAAEGLFDRARKRRLPFLPGRIGLITGRASAAERDVLTNARRRWPAVDFRTVNVAVQGPSAVPQIIDALKVLDADPSIDVIIIARGGGGIEDLLPFSDEALCRAVFGCRTPVVSAIGHETDAPLIDYVADVRASTPTDAAKRVVPDLTEEVRLIGQARHRLERAVRNLVDRESHRLDGLRSRPVLARPQVMVEQRATDLGALRQRAGRCLAHRLAAADDELRHTLARLRALSPAATLDRGYAIVQRADGHVVRAAADVGKGDPLRVRLADGELAATVDG
- a CDS encoding exodeoxyribonuclease VII small subunit, giving the protein MTDDTKAGPDERLSYEQARAELASVVERLEAGGTSLEESLALWERGEALAVICQRWLDGARARIEAARQEPAS
- a CDS encoding DUF4245 domain-containing protein — translated: MEPAQPADRVPDDPTPPGGQPPADLPAGSGAQQAATDRTPPPADEPALVASGPAATPPMDEQVRDGSAAGIDVAAETGERPAPPPRTESVKSERSPKDMAISLLVLLIPIALLLAFYRGFLGGDEPTTVDPAPAIEQAQSANAFPVSRPQGLSSGWRTVSARFQTVEDGANLRIGYLTPEGRGVQLVQSSVPAERLLPAELTDQGQPQGPTELAGRTWQRYTARGNQQALVLLEPARTVLIIGDARDNELRQLAGSLR
- a CDS encoding 4-hydroxy-3-methylbut-2-enyl diphosphate reductase, with amino-acid sequence MTEAQATPQTGKRVLLAKPRGYCAGVDRAVQTVEEALKLYGAPIYVRKQIVHNKHVVQTLEAQGAIFVEENEEVPEGATVIFSAHGVAPEVYEQAKARSLKAIDATCPLVTKVHQEAKRFAAEDYDILLIGHEGHEEVVGTAGEAPAHIQLVDGPDGVDKITVRDPEKVVWLSQTTLSVDETLETVARLKQRLPLLQSPPSDDICYATSNRQHVVKEIAPECDVVIVVGSTNSSNSVRLVEVALDAGARAGHLVDFAHEIDDAWLADARTVGVSSGASVPEDLVLEVLDHLAARGFADVEEITTANERLTFSLPQELKRDMKAAAARG